In Saccharicrinis fermentans DSM 9555 = JCM 21142, a genomic segment contains:
- a CDS encoding class II aldolase/adducin family protein, with translation MKNNLNHLIKISQSFGQNPAYIIAGGGNSSFKNKDKMWVKASGTSMAIIKIDDFVCLDRRKMQILSQKKYSNDTSTREVEVKQDLLNAVLSPIGKRPSVEASMHEIIQYAYIVHTHPTAVNGVLCAKNAEKVINEIFGDEVIYVPYTNPGYALFKEVRFALQKYRTRKNKEAQIIFLENHGVFVGANTCEEINNIYTFIEEKLKNDIPYPSDKNVHEDLALKRFAEQINIQNNEEKKYKIIDNSKLTQLFVRNSTAFSEVNIPFTPDNIVYCKSKYLFITDQEDVNMKIADFRKINGYYPKVIAYEGHGLICIEDNLRAAKIVLDVYKDMMKISYLSKYFGGPRPMTQMQINFIDHWEVENYRRKISKENK, from the coding sequence ATGAAAAATAATCTCAATCATTTAATCAAAATATCTCAATCATTTGGTCAGAATCCCGCATATATCATTGCGGGAGGTGGCAATAGCTCCTTTAAAAACAAGGACAAAATGTGGGTCAAGGCCAGTGGTACATCAATGGCAATCATAAAAATAGATGATTTTGTGTGTTTAGACAGAAGAAAGATGCAAATCCTTTCTCAGAAAAAATACAGTAATGACACCTCTACAAGAGAGGTGGAGGTCAAACAGGATCTGCTAAACGCAGTCTTATCTCCCATAGGCAAAAGACCTTCGGTGGAAGCCAGCATGCACGAAATAATTCAATATGCGTACATTGTGCATACACATCCAACGGCTGTTAATGGCGTGTTATGTGCTAAAAATGCTGAGAAAGTAATCAATGAAATATTTGGTGATGAAGTGATTTATGTGCCCTATACCAACCCTGGCTATGCACTCTTTAAAGAGGTTCGTTTCGCATTGCAAAAATATCGCACCCGCAAAAACAAAGAAGCACAAATTATTTTTCTTGAGAACCATGGGGTATTCGTAGGTGCGAATACTTGTGAAGAAATCAATAATATCTACACTTTTATTGAAGAAAAATTAAAAAATGACATTCCTTATCCTTCCGACAAAAATGTACATGAGGATCTTGCACTGAAACGGTTTGCTGAGCAGATTAACATACAAAACAACGAAGAAAAAAAATACAAAATCATCGACAACAGTAAGTTAACACAACTATTCGTAAGAAATAGCACTGCCTTCTCAGAGGTGAATATTCCATTTACACCGGACAATATAGTGTACTGTAAATCTAAATATCTGTTTATTACAGATCAAGAAGATGTAAATATGAAAATTGCAGACTTCAGGAAAATCAATGGTTATTACCCCAAAGTGATCGCATACGAAGGTCACGGTCTTATCTGCATAGAGGACAACCTGCGCGCAGCAAAAATAGTGCTGGATGTTTACAAGGATATGATGAAGATTAGTTATTTATCAAAATATTTTGGAGGACCCAGACCTATGACCCAGATGCAGATTAACTTTATTGATCATTGGGAGGTAGAAAATTACCGCAGAAAAATATCTAAAGAAAATAAGTAA
- a CDS encoding glycoside hydrolase family 43 protein codes for MLVNKNLDLKSITVWLFFIIILSACAKKKEVYLFSYFTDNGQDGLHLAYSYNALEWHTLNGGDSFLTPTIGKDRLMRDPSIARGKDGTFHLVWTTGWWDKGIGYASSKDLINWSEQKNIPVMEHLQSTKNTWAPEIFYDKNNDLFYIIWASTVPELFPEIKTSANEKGLNHRQYYTTTRDFNSFSPTKLFYDPGFSVIDAAILQRESNYMMVIKNEMSIPEEKNLRISFTHSLDQGFPVTLSENISGNAWAEGPTALMVNDYIYIYFDKYREHQYGAIRSKDAQTWEDISASIQLPKGIRHGTAFCVSENVLNKLLSKKTYQ; via the coding sequence ATGCTCGTAAACAAAAACTTAGATTTAAAAAGTATCACCGTTTGGCTTTTCTTTATCATAATACTTAGCGCTTGTGCTAAAAAAAAAGAAGTTTACTTATTCTCATATTTCACAGACAATGGCCAAGACGGACTTCATCTCGCCTATAGTTACAACGCACTGGAATGGCACACGCTAAACGGTGGTGATTCCTTTTTAACACCTACCATAGGCAAAGATCGGCTCATGCGCGACCCAAGTATCGCCCGAGGTAAAGATGGCACCTTTCATTTAGTATGGACTACAGGCTGGTGGGATAAGGGCATTGGATATGCCTCTTCCAAAGATTTAATAAACTGGTCTGAGCAAAAGAACATCCCGGTGATGGAGCATTTACAAAGTACCAAAAACACATGGGCGCCTGAAATATTTTACGATAAGAACAACGACTTATTTTATATTATTTGGGCTTCCACGGTTCCCGAATTGTTCCCCGAAATTAAAACCTCAGCCAATGAGAAGGGCTTGAATCACCGTCAATACTATACCACCACCCGTGATTTTAATTCATTTTCTCCCACTAAGCTTTTCTATGACCCTGGCTTTAGTGTTATTGATGCAGCCATATTACAACGAGAGTCGAATTATATGATGGTGATAAAAAATGAAATGTCTATTCCCGAGGAAAAAAACCTCCGTATATCATTCACCCACTCTTTAGACCAAGGATTTCCAGTTACACTTTCAGAAAACATTTCCGGGAACGCATGGGCAGAAGGCCCCACAGCGCTAATGGTGAACGATTATATTTACATTTACTTTGACAAATACCGGGAACATCAGTATGGAGCCATCAGGTCAAAAGATGCACAAACATGGGAAGATATTTCTGCATCAATTCAGCTTCCCAAAGGAATTCGTCACGGCACTGCCTTTTGCGTAAGTGAAAATGTTTTAAATAAGCTTTTAAGCAAGAAAACTTACCAATAA
- the rhaT gene encoding L-rhamnose/proton symporter RhaT: MQALFGIIYHSLGGFASGSFYMPFNKVKGWSWEIFWLFGGLFSWLIVPPLMSWATVPDFLTYIISAEGTIIRAVYLLGVLWGIGGLTYGLGVRYLGMSLGNSITLGFCSAFGALVPPIFYDIRGMEGRTTITDMLHSTGGMVVLTGVVVSLIGIAVLGRAGTMKEKELSEEESKASVKEFNAVKGITVAIISGILSSFFNFGIEAGKPITEAAVEAGSNPLFVNNITFVVILWGGLTTNLIWCVYLIRKNKTFSEYFDISKPLKNNYLLCALAGTTWFLQFFFYGMGESKIGSGASSWILHMTTIILTANAWGIYNKEWTGVQKRTLSTFIIGLTLMICSVFIVGIGNAM, encoded by the coding sequence ATGCAAGCATTATTCGGAATTATTTATCATTCGTTGGGAGGTTTTGCCTCTGGTAGTTTCTACATGCCCTTTAATAAAGTGAAAGGGTGGTCATGGGAAATTTTCTGGCTTTTTGGCGGCTTATTTTCTTGGTTAATAGTACCACCGTTGATGTCATGGGCTACAGTACCTGACTTCTTAACATATATTATATCAGCGGAAGGAACGATTATACGTGCTGTTTATTTATTAGGAGTGTTGTGGGGCATTGGAGGATTGACCTATGGCCTAGGTGTCAGATACTTAGGAATGTCTCTAGGAAATTCTATTACCCTAGGCTTTTGTTCGGCATTTGGCGCGTTAGTACCTCCTATTTTCTATGATATCAGAGGCATGGAAGGAAGAACGACCATAACGGATATGCTGCATAGCACAGGTGGCATGGTCGTTCTAACAGGAGTAGTAGTAAGCCTGATAGGAATTGCGGTATTAGGGAGGGCCGGAACTATGAAAGAAAAAGAACTATCTGAAGAAGAAAGCAAAGCCAGCGTAAAAGAGTTTAATGCAGTTAAAGGTATCACAGTAGCCATCATATCAGGGATTCTAAGTTCATTCTTTAATTTTGGTATAGAAGCGGGAAAACCCATTACTGAAGCAGCGGTAGAAGCTGGGAGTAATCCTCTTTTTGTGAATAATATAACTTTTGTGGTAATTCTTTGGGGGGGCTTAACCACCAACTTAATATGGTGTGTATATTTAATTAGAAAAAATAAAACTTTCAGCGAGTATTTCGACATCAGCAAACCTCTCAAAAACAACTACCTGCTATGTGCATTGGCAGGAACAACATGGTTCTTACAATTCTTCTTTTATGGCATGGGAGAAAGCAAAATAGGAAGTGGAGCGAGTTCCTGGATACTACATATGACCACCATCATACTTACTGCCAATGCCTGGGGAATTTATAATAAAGAATGGACAGGGGTTCAAAAGAGAACATTATCAACCTTTATTATAGGTCTGACTTTAATGATATGTTCGGTATTTATCGTTGGAATAGGTAATGCCATGTAA
- a CDS encoding FGGY-family carbohydrate kinase, with protein sequence MISKAIAIFDIGKTNKKFLLFDQKLKIIYQSEQKFKTTVDESGFECDDIIHIQNWIVDTLNRLIENAKYDIQGINFSTYGASLAFLNKEGGLLTPIYNYLKAINTDIQNTLFAKYGGVNEFCRQTASPALGLLLNAGIQILWLKKEKQEIWNQVKNILHLPQYLSYILTGKLCSEPTSIGCHTFMWNFDQMQYHTWVKELKVDLPTPVNNNTVYHANIKGKPIKTGVGIHDSSASLVPYLENSTEKFILVSTGTWCISMNPYNNEPLTSHQLMNDCLCFLSTQKQQVKSSRLFMGHYHEQFVKMLNTYFKVDSDYYKNIPYQENLIKTLYKQLGDNRVFFPMGINEFERGISKIDLSVFYSFNEAYSYMVMELTHLCIASINLIIPSNDQTEVIYVSGGFARNPIFLNILTKHFSNKKVFTSDIDNASALGAALVIADQIDGFGMDTNEFMQEIRRLV encoded by the coding sequence ATGATATCTAAAGCTATTGCAATATTTGACATTGGTAAAACCAATAAAAAATTTTTGTTATTCGACCAGAAACTGAAAATAATATATCAGAGCGAGCAAAAATTTAAAACTACGGTTGATGAAAGTGGCTTTGAGTGTGATGACATCATACATATTCAAAATTGGATAGTTGACACTTTAAACAGACTTATAGAGAATGCCAAGTATGACATTCAAGGAATTAATTTTTCAACCTATGGAGCATCCTTGGCTTTTTTAAATAAAGAAGGAGGCTTATTAACCCCCATATATAACTATTTAAAGGCTATCAATACTGATATTCAAAACACCTTGTTTGCAAAATATGGTGGAGTAAATGAATTCTGTCGTCAAACAGCCAGTCCTGCTTTAGGCCTACTATTAAATGCAGGCATTCAAATACTTTGGCTAAAGAAAGAAAAACAAGAGATTTGGAATCAGGTAAAAAACATTCTTCATCTTCCCCAATACCTCTCCTACATACTAACCGGTAAGTTGTGCTCAGAACCAACTTCAATAGGTTGTCATACCTTTATGTGGAATTTTGATCAGATGCAATACCACACATGGGTAAAAGAGCTAAAAGTAGACCTTCCCACTCCGGTAAACAATAATACCGTATACCATGCAAACATCAAAGGGAAGCCAATAAAAACAGGCGTGGGTATCCATGATAGCTCCGCTTCATTGGTACCCTATCTGGAAAATTCAACAGAGAAATTCATCCTAGTCTCCACAGGCACTTGGTGCATTAGCATGAATCCTTATAACAATGAACCATTAACCAGTCATCAACTAATGAATGATTGCCTATGCTTTTTAAGTACTCAAAAACAGCAGGTGAAATCATCCCGTTTATTCATGGGGCATTACCACGAACAATTCGTAAAAATGCTAAATACTTATTTCAAAGTCGATTCTGATTATTACAAAAATATTCCGTATCAAGAAAATTTAATTAAAACATTATATAAACAACTTGGTGATAATCGGGTTTTCTTTCCAATGGGGATAAACGAGTTCGAGAGAGGGATAAGCAAAATAGACTTATCCGTTTTTTATTCTTTTAATGAAGCATATTCCTATATGGTGATGGAATTAACTCATTTATGCATTGCTTCTATCAACCTCATCATACCATCAAACGATCAAACGGAGGTAATATATGTTTCTGGTGGTTTTGCTAGAAATCCAATATTTTTAAATATTCTAACAAAGCACTTTTCAAACAAAAAAGTCTTTACCTCAGATATTGACAATGCTAGCGCACTTGGTGCAGCATTGGTAATTGCAGATCAAATAGATGGATTTGGCATGGACACAAATGAATTCATGCAAGAAATAAGACGTTTGGTTTAA
- a CDS encoding L-rhamnose isomerase has product MANKEIIAKAYEIAKEQYATLGVDTDAVLKKINEIKISLHCWQTDDVSGSENPDGPLSGGIQATGNYPGKARNVTEVMADLEKVMSMLPGKQRVNVHALYGDFSKGKVDRDRISVKQFQGWIDWCKKQDIGMDFNGSFFSHPKAGSGFTLSSKNEEIRKFWVEHLKRSREIAAEVGKQLGSPCILNTWIPDGSKDTPVDRNGMRSLLTKSLDEGMAQKFPKEHMKDAVESKVFGIGAESMTVGSHDYYLGYAIKNNKLICLDNGHFHPTEVVGDKISSCLQFVDEVLLHVTRPVRWDSDHVVTLNEEVQLIASEIVRNDFINRVNIGLDFFDASINRIGAYVIGTRATQKAFMIAMLEPTSTLVRFEENNQNFERLALLEELKTKPFGAVWDYYCLQEGVPIGEDYITEIQSYENEVLSRR; this is encoded by the coding sequence ATGGCAAATAAAGAAATAATAGCAAAGGCCTACGAAATAGCCAAAGAGCAATACGCAACTTTGGGCGTAGATACGGATGCCGTATTAAAAAAAATCAATGAGATAAAAATAAGTCTTCACTGTTGGCAAACAGATGACGTGTCAGGTAGTGAAAATCCTGATGGCCCCCTTTCCGGAGGCATTCAGGCTACCGGCAACTACCCAGGGAAAGCGCGCAACGTAACTGAAGTGATGGCCGACCTGGAAAAAGTAATGTCAATGTTACCCGGAAAACAACGCGTGAACGTGCATGCACTTTATGGAGACTTTTCTAAAGGCAAGGTCGATCGTGATAGAATCAGCGTAAAACAATTTCAAGGATGGATTGACTGGTGTAAAAAACAAGATATTGGCATGGATTTTAATGGCTCCTTCTTTTCTCATCCAAAAGCAGGTAGTGGCTTTACCTTATCTTCAAAAAACGAAGAGATACGTAAATTTTGGGTAGAGCACTTAAAGCGCTCTCGTGAAATTGCAGCAGAGGTGGGCAAGCAATTAGGTTCACCTTGTATACTAAATACCTGGATTCCTGACGGCTCAAAAGACACCCCTGTCGATCGCAATGGCATGCGTTCTTTGTTGACCAAATCTTTGGATGAAGGTATGGCACAAAAATTCCCTAAGGAGCACATGAAAGATGCTGTTGAGAGTAAAGTATTCGGTATCGGCGCAGAATCTATGACTGTAGGATCACACGATTATTACCTGGGTTATGCCATAAAAAACAATAAGTTAATTTGTTTAGACAATGGTCACTTCCATCCCACTGAAGTAGTTGGAGATAAGATTTCATCTTGCCTTCAGTTTGTTGACGAGGTATTATTACACGTAACACGCCCTGTTCGATGGGATTCAGATCATGTAGTGACGCTGAACGAAGAAGTACAATTAATTGCTTCGGAGATTGTACGCAATGACTTTATAAACCGTGTAAACATAGGTCTTGATTTCTTTGATGCATCCATCAACCGCATTGGAGCATATGTGATTGGCACACGCGCTACCCAAAAAGCTTTTATGATAGCTATGTTAGAACCCACCTCAACATTAGTGAGGTTCGAAGAAAACAATCAAAACTTTGAACGCTTAGCACTACTTGAAGAATTAAAAACAAAACCATTTGGTGCTGTCTGGGATTACTACTGTTTACAAGAAGGGGTACCAATTGGTGAGGATTACATAACTGAAATACAAAGCTATGAAAATGAAGTTTTGTCCAGAAGATAA
- the cbiD gene encoding cobalt-precorrin-5B (C(1))-methyltransferase CbiD, whose translation MVLVFGGTTEGMIVAELFDQIGQAYFYSTKSDVHQQIKGKRIFGAMNQEALNTFCEENNIRLIIDAAHPFAKELHHNIGCVAAARQIEVIRYERQYSSFASPLLRYFDSYEEMNNALLNSTYENILALTGVQTIERFKSVGESKRLYFRILDTALSREKAKASGIPSHYIIPMKPEGDKDGLVALSKELHAELLMSKESGESGFFEAKVQAACQLNIPLWVVRRPALPQFKQVANNPKGFLQLFYELKKSALKEEGVLRRGFTTGTCVAACAKACCIALMEGAFPAWVEVVLPGGEKVRLVIFSQELSEKSAACVVVKDAGDDADVTHAKEIGCELSISDIVGIHFQRGKGVGEVTLPGLQVQVGEPAINPVPRKMITDMLSQMIEEYRLAHGFAVKPFVPEGEELAKQTFNSRVGVLGGISILGTSGIVEPYSNKAFLESIRQQVRVAFESTCGEVVLTSGKRSENRLKETFSHLPSVAFIHFGNMVGETLKLSAKEGIDKINMALMLGKAVKLAEGHMDTYSKKVVFNPAFIANLAMQAGYAEEIVEQIKNQKLANAITDIIPFSEEEPFYKQVAELCHQNCLKLLPKECRFTFYLQVGELGAVKVS comes from the coding sequence ACAATATTCGATTGATAATTGATGCTGCCCATCCCTTTGCGAAGGAATTGCATCACAACATAGGTTGCGTTGCTGCGGCTAGGCAGATAGAGGTGATTCGTTATGAGCGGCAGTATTCTTCGTTTGCTTCTCCCTTGTTGCGGTATTTTGATTCGTATGAGGAGATGAATAATGCCTTATTGAATAGTACGTATGAAAATATATTGGCCTTAACGGGGGTGCAGACGATCGAACGCTTTAAGTCGGTCGGAGAGAGTAAGCGGCTTTATTTTAGGATCTTAGATACGGCTTTGAGCAGGGAGAAAGCCAAGGCATCGGGTATTCCTTCTCATTATATTATACCCATGAAACCGGAAGGAGATAAGGATGGTTTGGTTGCTCTATCTAAAGAGCTGCATGCCGAACTTCTTATGAGTAAAGAGAGTGGAGAGTCGGGTTTTTTTGAGGCCAAGGTACAGGCTGCTTGTCAGTTGAATATACCGCTATGGGTGGTGCGTAGACCAGCTTTACCGCAATTTAAACAGGTAGCGAATAATCCGAAGGGATTTTTACAGTTGTTTTATGAGTTAAAAAAATCAGCATTAAAAGAAGAAGGAGTCTTAAGAAGAGGTTTTACAACCGGCACCTGTGTTGCGGCATGTGCCAAAGCCTGTTGTATCGCATTGATGGAAGGAGCGTTTCCTGCCTGGGTAGAGGTGGTTTTGCCGGGAGGAGAGAAAGTGAGACTGGTGATTTTTTCGCAGGAACTAAGTGAAAAATCGGCAGCTTGTGTCGTGGTGAAGGATGCAGGTGATGATGCCGACGTTACACATGCCAAAGAGATTGGTTGTGAGCTATCCATCAGTGATATTGTGGGTATTCATTTTCAGAGGGGTAAAGGTGTTGGTGAAGTCACTTTGCCTGGTTTGCAAGTGCAAGTTGGTGAGCCGGCGATCAATCCAGTTCCTCGTAAAATGATTACGGACATGCTAAGTCAGATGATAGAGGAATATCGTTTAGCACATGGTTTTGCTGTTAAGCCCTTTGTGCCGGAAGGGGAAGAGCTGGCCAAACAAACCTTTAACTCGCGTGTTGGTGTGCTTGGAGGTATTTCAATTTTGGGCACCAGTGGTATAGTAGAGCCTTATTCCAATAAAGCATTTCTGGAGAGTATCCGGCAACAGGTTAGAGTGGCATTTGAAAGTACCTGTGGAGAGGTTGTTCTTACCTCAGGAAAAAGAAGTGAGAACAGACTGAAAGAAACATTTTCGCACCTGCCTTCGGTGGCCTTTATTCATTTTGGAAATATGGTGGGCGAAACCTTAAAATTGTCCGCCAAAGAAGGAATTGACAAAATAAATATGGCCCTGATGTTAGGGAAGGCCGTAAAACTTGCTGAGGGGCATATGGATACTTATAGTAAGAAGGTGGTTTTTAATCCTGCGTTTATAGCCAATTTAGCTATGCAGGCCGGCTATGCAGAAGAGATTGTGGAACAAATAAAGAATCAAAAATTGGCCAATGCAATAACAGATATAATTCCTTTTTCGGAGGAGGAGCCTTTTTATAAGCAAGTAGCAGAGTTATGTCATCAGAATTGTTTGAAACTGCTACCCAAAGAATGTCGTTTTACTTTTTATCTGCAAGTAGGAGAGTTAGGGGCTGTGAAGGTGAGTTAA
- the rhaM gene encoding L-rhamnose mutarotase, whose protein sequence is MKRLAFKMYLNDGQKEIYKQRHNKIWPELKMLLKNAGVHEYSIFLDEETNVLFAFQKLSGDKGSQYLGQTDIVKKWWAFMNDIMKTNNDNSPVTIELEEVFYME, encoded by the coding sequence ATGAAACGATTAGCTTTTAAAATGTACCTAAACGATGGACAGAAAGAAATATACAAACAAAGACATAACAAAATATGGCCCGAACTAAAAATGCTTTTAAAAAACGCGGGAGTTCATGAGTATTCCATATTTCTTGATGAAGAAACCAATGTATTATTCGCCTTCCAAAAATTATCTGGAGACAAAGGATCTCAATATCTGGGTCAGACTGATATTGTAAAAAAATGGTGGGCTTTTATGAATGACATAATGAAAACCAATAACGATAATTCTCCTGTAACGATAGAATTAGAAGAAGTATTTTATATGGAATAA
- a CDS encoding AraC family transcriptional regulator, with amino-acid sequence MKDFFKYVSASEEDRDWGLFLNVAGRSTIPAGVIYPSPKHPSGYYFTWNNGRTLQEYQINFVTGGSGVLENKKGKFSVKPGSLMIIRKGEWHRYKPTKGTGWVEHYIGFDGILADHFLKKNKVLLGQSVIHCGMREDFIDAYDKIFELVKNEEPGNQHIASGHIIKLLGYIVAWQKQRNFSGKPIEKLIQEARFHMRNKVEEKVDLKKFAEDSFIGYSYFRKMFKKYTGIAPHQYHLDLKLIRAKELILTSDKHLKEISYDLGFHSVHYFSRVFKKKIGCNPSELRGTVARNGHLK; translated from the coding sequence ATGAAGGATTTTTTTAAATATGTGTCGGCCAGTGAAGAGGACAGAGACTGGGGGTTGTTTTTAAATGTCGCAGGAAGGTCAACCATTCCTGCGGGAGTGATATATCCGTCGCCAAAGCACCCCAGCGGATATTATTTCACATGGAATAATGGACGAACTCTACAGGAGTATCAGATTAATTTTGTCACGGGCGGATCAGGTGTCTTAGAAAATAAAAAAGGGAAGTTCAGTGTTAAACCTGGTTCTTTGATGATTATTCGTAAAGGAGAGTGGCATCGTTACAAGCCCACTAAGGGAACCGGATGGGTAGAGCATTACATTGGTTTTGATGGTATTCTGGCTGATCACTTTCTTAAAAAGAATAAAGTACTGTTGGGTCAATCAGTAATACATTGTGGTATGCGAGAAGATTTTATAGATGCCTACGATAAGATATTTGAACTGGTGAAAAATGAAGAACCAGGAAATCAGCATATCGCTTCGGGGCATATTATTAAACTACTGGGATATATTGTAGCATGGCAGAAACAACGTAATTTTTCGGGTAAGCCCATCGAGAAATTAATACAAGAAGCCCGGTTTCATATGCGAAACAAAGTAGAAGAGAAGGTCGATTTGAAAAAGTTTGCAGAAGATAGTTTCATTGGATATTCTTATTTTAGAAAGATGTTTAAGAAATACACGGGTATAGCTCCTCATCAATATCATTTAGATTTAAAATTAATACGTGCTAAAGAACTTATTCTAACCTCTGATAAGCATTTGAAAGAGATTAGCTATGATCTTGGCTTTCATAGTGTTCATTATTTTAGCAGGGTTTTTAAGAAAAAAATAGGATGTAACCCCTCGGAGTTAAGAGGCACGGTTGCTAGAAATGGACACCTGAAATGA
- a CDS encoding class II aldolase/adducin family protein, with protein sequence MKQLDVKLMHPKVQITKVISRIYKNGMTTTSGGNISIKDENGDIWVTPSAIDKGTLTEKDIICVKKDGTIIGDHTPSSEFPFHKAIYDVRPEIKAVIHAHPPALVSFSIVRNIPNTNIIPQAKEICGSIGYAPYGMPGSEELGAKIAAQFKDSNNMAVIMENHGTVLGGSDMMDAYTRFETLEFCARTIINAKTIGEPVYLTDEQIKSFEVQIPYDIPKNKVVSYPPEERSIRQDICNIVRRACDQGLMISSYGTVSVRWKDNDFLITPPNVARWDIMPDDIVQIKDGKAEPEKTPSRSFSLHQKIYEMNPHINSIILTQPPHLMAYGTTGVKFDVRTIPESWIFLQDVPCLPFGTHFEGDNTIPELLSESVPSVLISNDSFLVTGDKLLQTFDRLEVAEFSAKSLVMGAPLGTLFPINDAQVEALRKKFLG encoded by the coding sequence ATGAAACAATTAGACGTAAAGTTAATGCACCCCAAAGTGCAGATAACAAAGGTAATTAGTAGGATCTATAAAAATGGGATGACGACTACCTCAGGTGGTAACATTTCCATTAAAGATGAAAATGGCGACATATGGGTAACACCATCGGCCATCGACAAAGGTACATTAACCGAAAAAGATATCATTTGTGTAAAAAAAGACGGCACCATAATCGGCGATCACACCCCTTCATCAGAATTTCCATTTCACAAAGCCATTTATGATGTGCGACCTGAAATAAAAGCAGTTATTCATGCACATCCACCCGCTTTGGTTTCCTTTAGTATCGTACGAAATATTCCCAATACGAATATCATTCCACAAGCCAAGGAAATTTGTGGTTCCATTGGTTATGCACCCTACGGCATGCCGGGTAGTGAAGAGTTAGGAGCCAAAATTGCAGCCCAGTTTAAGGATAGCAATAATATGGCAGTAATCATGGAAAATCATGGCACCGTATTAGGCGGTTCGGATATGATGGATGCTTACACTCGCTTTGAAACGCTGGAATTTTGTGCAAGAACCATCATTAATGCTAAAACGATAGGTGAGCCTGTTTATCTGACAGATGAACAAATCAAGTCATTTGAAGTGCAAATTCCATACGACATACCTAAGAATAAAGTGGTCTCCTACCCACCTGAAGAGCGCTCTATCCGTCAGGATATTTGCAATATTGTCAGACGAGCTTGTGATCAAGGTTTAATGATTAGTTCATATGGAACAGTATCGGTGCGTTGGAAAGACAATGACTTTTTGATTACACCTCCCAATGTTGCGCGCTGGGATATCATGCCCGATGACATCGTACAAATAAAAGATGGTAAAGCAGAGCCTGAAAAAACACCCAGTCGATCCTTTTCTCTTCATCAGAAAATTTACGAGATGAATCCTCACATCAACTCTATCATCCTTACACAACCACCTCATCTCATGGCCTATGGAACAACAGGTGTTAAATTTGATGTGAGAACCATTCCTGAAAGCTGGATATTCCTGCAAGATGTTCCTTGCCTGCCTTTTGGAACTCATTTTGAAGGCGACAATACAATACCTGAATTACTGAGCGAATCAGTGCCTTCTGTACTTATTTCCAATGATTCATTTCTAGTAACCGGTGATAAACTATTACAGACCTTTGATAGATTAGAGGTGGCTGAATTTAGTGCCAAATCACTGGTGATGGGAGCACCCCTGGGAACATTATTTCCAATCAACGATGCGCAAGTTGAAGCTTTAAGAAAGAAGTTTCTAGGCTAA